One stretch of Cydia fagiglandana chromosome 18, ilCydFagi1.1, whole genome shotgun sequence DNA includes these proteins:
- the LOC134673548 gene encoding uncharacterized protein LOC134673548 yields MENLKKNKQTTKTNTAQAAKRPVRVEECEGGRSAGGPPTVAREGEKPEDGPPNIEEGGTLSSDEETGGARREAREGTPDVLQLGGLTLQEEELLRSPKGRETEREATPVVNEPFHKYESKAQKRKAKELRRKAAIAGERGGVPGGNTKGDAKPGPSKRGLKMKRQSTDEGRSERPPAKRQNQGKAAAEGPRNVAKANRGLAVAVCREDGVSVDEALAKLIRKKLTQLIEVVVLKVVRGEPGLVAPRFATSGLVSEGFFLVTPKSTESREWLLSQDFGELDGHKISVRKLEQTRVQVWVPGDAETEYVKEFLYAQNPDRPELRILEWKAAGRDALELGTRLTFLVPEGVEENWGEEKTKVLDFSATSVRVRILRANTNQQPSEPKNEEPELKQESAVPGDIHTEGTESMDVVDGSELSG; encoded by the coding sequence ATGGAgaatttaaagaaaaacaaaCAAACTACCAAAACCAACACCGCGCAAGCGGCGAAGCGACCCGTCAGGGTAGAAGAATGTGAGGGCGGGAGATCAGCTGGTGGACCCCCGACCGTAGCACGGGAGGGGGAAAAACCAGAGGATGGACCCCCAAACATTGAAGAGGGTGGAACTCTGAGCTCCGACGAGGAGACCGGAGGAGCACGACGAGAAGCAAGGGAGGGTACTCCAGATGTCCTACAGCTGGGGGGCCTCACGCTGCAAGAAGAGGAGCTGCTGCGTTCGCCAAAGGGAAGGGAAACCGAAAGGGAAGCTACACCGGTGGTGAACGAGCCGTTCCACAAGTATGAGTCCAAGGCGCAGAAGAGGAAAGCCAAGGAACTAAGGAGAAAGGCTGCCATTGCTGGGGAAAGGGGTGGCGTTCCAGGGGGTAACACCAAAGGGGATGCCAAACCTGGCCCGAGCAAACGTGGCCTGAAGATGAAAAGGCAGAGTACTGATGAGGGTCGCTCGGAGCGTCCtccggcgaagcgccagaatCAAGGCAAGGCTGCTGCAGAGGGACCACGGAACGTCGCGAAGGCGAACCGTGGTCTGGCTGTGGCGGTGTGTCGCGAGGATGGCGTTTCGGTGGACGAGGCTCTAGCGAAGCTCATCAGGAAGAAGCTTACGCAGCTGATCGAGGTGGTCGTCCTCAAGGTTGTAAGGGGGGAGCCTGGCTTGGTAGCACCTAGATTCGCTACGTCGGGGTTGGTGTCGGAAGGATTCTTCCTTGTGACACCAAAATCGACGGAGTCGAGGGAGTGGCTGCTAAGTCAGGACTTCGGAGAGCTGGACGGGCACAAGATCAGCGTGCGTAAGCTGGAGCAGACCAGGGTGCAGGTCTGGGTTCCGGGCGATGCGGAGACGGAGTATGTAAAGGAGTTCCTTTACGCTCAGAACCCGGATCGACCGGAGCTCAGGATCCTGGAATGGAAGGCGGCTGGAAGGGACGCTTTGGAGCTAGGAACCCGACTAACCTTCTTGGTTCCGGAAGGAGTTGAGGAGAACTGGGGTGAGGAGAAGACCAAAGTGCTGGACTTCTCAGCTACCAGCGTAAGAGTTAGGATCTTGAGGGCAAACACAAATCAACAACCCTCAGAACCTAAAAACGAAGAACCCGAGCTGAAGCAGGAGAGTGCTGTACCGGGCGATATCCATACGGAGGGGACGGAGAGTATGGATGTCGTCGACGGAAGTGAACTCTCCGGGTAG